CGCTTGATTAAGCCAAGGGTATGGCAGTCGTGGTGGATTCAATGGCAGCTTGTTCGAGCATTAAAGATTTTGGCAGAGACGGAACGGATTTTGCAGCCGCAAGATGGACAAATTGAGGCGAAGGGAACAGTTATATCTCTGGGAGCAGAGGCAGCTCATGTTATTCATGCGTTAGTAGGCTTATCTAAGGAGAAACAAGGTTACTACAGTCGACTTTTTGTGGCATCACAAGCAATTTTGCGAAGCGGTGAAGATTATCAATCTGCTCAACTAGGGTTCCAATCATATCTAAAGCAGCACCCAAACTCTGATTTAGCATGGTTTTTCAAAGGAAATGCTCATTCTTATCTAGGTGACTATGAGGCAGCGATAGCATCCTATGATAAGGCTCTAGACATTCAGCCCAGCGATTACGCAACGCTCTACAATAAAGGGATTGCGCTAGATGAGTTAGGATGCCATAAGGATGCGATCGCCGCGTATGATCAAGCCCTTGCTACTAGACCTAACTTATATGAGGCTCTCTACAACAAAGGGAATGCTCTATCTAACCTAGGACACTACGAGGCGGCTGTCATCGCCTATAATCAAGCCCTGGCTACTAAACCCAACTTGCACGAAGCGCTCAGCAACAAAGGATTTGCACTAGGCAACTTAGGATATCATGAGGATGCGATCGCCGCCTATAACCAAGCACTAGATATTAAGCCCGACTACCACGAAGCACTTAACAGCAGAGGGATTGCGCTATCTTACTTAAAACACTATGAAGATGCGATCGCCTCCTTTAACCAAGCCATCCAGGTTCAACCTGATAACCCAGCTCCTTACTACAACAAAGCCTGGTGTTACGGACTTCAGGGTGATGTAGACCAAGTTCTGGCTTGGCTCCAGAAG
The genomic region above belongs to Candidatus Obscuribacterales bacterium and contains:
- a CDS encoding tetratricopeptide repeat protein encodes the protein RLIKPRVWQSWWIQWQLVRALKILAETERILQPQDGQIEAKGTVISLGAEAAHVIHALVGLSKEKQGYYSRLFVASQAILRSGEDYQSAQLGFQSYLKQHPNSDLAWFFKGNAHSYLGDYEAAIASYDKALDIQPSDYATLYNKGIALDELGCHKDAIAAYDQALATRPNLYEALYNKGNALSNLGHYEAAVIAYNQALATKPNLHEALSNKGFALGNLGYHEDAIAAYNQALDIKPDYHEALNSRGIALSYLKHYEDAIASFNQAIQVQPDNPAPYYNKAWCYGLQGDVDQVLAWLQKAIDLDPEMCREAAKNERDFDAVRDDPRFQALLTD